CAAAAACCGGCACGCCAATGCGCACGGCCTTTTGCGCTATTTCAGAAGCGATACGCCCGCTGCTGATGATCATGTGGTCTGCAGGGTTAAGCCCCTCAACCAGCATGTAGCCCACGAGGGTATCAATGGCGTTGTGGCGACCAATATCAAGGCAGTAGAACACCATGCCCTGCTTGCTGAGCAGGGCGGCGTTGTGGCAGCCGCCGGTCTGATGGAATATTTCAGAGCGTTCTTCAAGCTCTTGTGCGCCGCGCAGAATAACCTGCGGGTCCCAGGTGGGAACCTGCGCACGGGGAATACCCGGCAGTCTGCGGGCAGAGAGGGGAATGTTCCAGCCCATGGCTGAGGTGATGGTGAGCCTTGGGGCGGCCTGCTCTGTGGAACTGGCCGCCTTGCTACAGCAGGCCCCTCGCAGCAGCACGTCCACGCGCAGTTCTTCCGCGCTGTCGGCGGCAGGCGCGGCATCAGCCGAAGGCGAAGGCAGGGGGGTTATGTCCATGCCAGCCAGATCGTGCAGACTGTTGATGACCCCGCACGAATAAAGAAAACCCGGCACCAGATAACGCAAATGCTGGCCCGAACAGGCCACCCGCACAAAGGGCACACCGTTGACATGCACTGTCAGCGTCTGCTCTCGGCACGACAAAAATACCGCAGGTGCAATCTTTCCATTGCTGTAAGTCAAAATATCATAACTGCGCACTGTGGCCGGTGGCGAGGCCACTGGCAGCACATCATCTGCGGTCATGGTTTTGAGCTGAGCCATAAGCCCCTTCCTTATCTATGTGCCAGTCCCGACATTGCGAGACCGACGCTCCCCTTCTGCAACATGGGTACAGCAGAAGTCATCAGACAATGGGCTTTCGCCCCGCAAGGCTGAAACCTTTACGCTGATACAATTTTGTTCTTTTTTTCACATTGCTTCCGCAATGAGCATCCCAAGCCGTGTTTCATTCTGCCAAATGTCTTGTACCTGGGAACTGGTGGAGATATGAACCTGAACCAGAAGCTGCCCGGAAGCGGTGGGGGGGGGCTGCCACGTGTAAGACTTTCTTGCTATGCGTAACCAGCTGATTACGCTTTAAAAATTTCAACAAGTATTCATGGTTTTTATTGATTGCGTGATCAAAGCTTAGGTAAATCGCGCAGTGCCGTCAACCCTATGTTCAAATTTTCACCCCGGCCATAATTTTTATAACTATATTAAATTTAACAATATTTACAAAAACACTGCAACTTACTATAATTACATAAGTCGGCACTGCCATTTTTGGGTTCAGCCCAGCAAGGAAGGATTGCCCGTGTCCCATTATTTTTGCCTGCGGGAAACAGCGGAGCTTACAGCTTTCATTGCCGATTTTGCGGCCCTGCCAGCAGAATCGGTATCTGTGGCAGCAGCCCTTGGCCGAGTGCTGGCCCACGACATATGCTCACCGCTGCCCTGC
The Desulfovibrio sp. DNA segment above includes these coding regions:
- a CDS encoding formate dehydrogenase accessory sulfurtransferase FdhD — its product is MAQLKTMTADDVLPVASPPATVRSYDILTYSNGKIAPAVFLSCREQTLTVHVNGVPFVRVACSGQHLRYLVPGFLYSCGVINSLHDLAGMDITPLPSPSADAAPAADSAEELRVDVLLRGACCSKAASSTEQAAPRLTITSAMGWNIPLSARRLPGIPRAQVPTWDPQVILRGAQELEERSEIFHQTGGCHNAALLSKQGMVFYCLDIGRHNAIDTLVGYMLVEGLNPADHMIISSGRIASEIAQKAVRIGVPVFASLSRAMSRAVDLARANGLTLLGNVKSGSMHIYHENGQLVLP